One part of the SAR202 cluster bacterium genome encodes these proteins:
- a CDS encoding ABC transporter ATP-binding protein — MPDLVIKATDVQKTYDTGKVKVHALRGVDLQVKRGEMVAIMGPSGCGKTTLLNCLSGLDSTDAGEIWIEDQELHKLPDDQRSDYRAKRMGFIFQHYNLLPVLSAVENVEMPLLVSGVSTSEARKKSLDILSMVGLADRAHHLPAELSGGQRQRVTIARALVNTPAIIWADEPTGDLDSDTTSEIMDLIVQLNKTNNQTFIMVTHALDVGQRAHRIVRMRDGKIVDDGLKSRPAAAQSPKVG, encoded by the coding sequence ATGCCTGACCTGGTCATCAAAGCTACTGACGTTCAAAAGACCTACGATACCGGCAAGGTCAAAGTCCACGCCCTTCGAGGCGTCGACCTGCAGGTAAAGCGCGGCGAAATGGTGGCCATCATGGGTCCCAGCGGCTGCGGCAAGACCACCCTTCTCAACTGCCTCTCGGGCCTCGACTCCACCGACGCCGGCGAAATTTGGATCGAAGACCAGGAGCTGCACAAGCTCCCCGACGACCAGCGCAGCGACTACCGCGCCAAGCGCATGGGCTTTATCTTCCAGCACTACAACCTCCTGCCCGTCCTCTCCGCCGTCGAAAACGTGGAGATGCCCCTCCTCGTCTCCGGCGTCTCCACCTCCGAGGCCCGCAAAAAATCCCTGGATATCCTTTCCATGGTCGGCCTCGCTGACCGCGCCCATCACCTCCCCGCCGAGCTTTCCGGCGGCCAGCGCCAGCGCGTCACCATCGCCCGCGCCCTGGTCAACACCCCCGCCATCATCTGGGCCGACGAGCCCACCGGCGACCTGGACAGCGATACCACCTCCGAAATCATGGACCTCATCGTCCAGCTCAACAAGACTAACAACCAGACCTTTATCATGGTCACTCATGCCCTGGACGTCGGACAGCGCGCCCACCGAATCGTCCGCATGCGCGACGGCAAGATAGTCGACGACGGCCTCAAGAGCCGGCCTGCCGCGGCCCAAAGCCCCAAGGTAGGTTAA
- the tcuA gene encoding FAD-dependent tricarballylate dehydrogenase TcuA yields MTTHLDYDVIVVGGGNAALSAALSARDKGAKALVVEKAPPEARGGNCPYTGGGFRFTHTGAKDLRAVLADPQSVSGDVKPYTAEQYRRDMLERTMGMTDSDLLDTLIKESYPTIQFLAKMGIQFERGGDHIRIGAGAVGSGPGLIKMHYEAARKHGVTVVYETKMLKLLQDESGAVNGVMVRDKEGTHDLRCKGVVLACGGFEANQEMRLKYLGGPWERAKVRGSKYNTGDGHRAALELGAKVMGQWTGCHATPIDADAPDYGQTDSVNRLPRRSYNFGITVNIFGQRFADEGEDVPLHTFVSMGRKILEQPRGLAFQIFDRRADGLLEDRYGSGKPVTAQTIEELASKLGIEGKRLGRTVEEFNKSVQGGTFDAKKLDGKSTKGLTPAKSNWAQPIDSPPFTAYRVTGGITYTFGGLKINTKAQVMDTEDKPIPGLYATGEIVGGFFYYDSLRASGLMHGAVFGRIGGANAAAK; encoded by the coding sequence ATGACGACACATCTGGACTATGACGTTATTGTGGTGGGTGGGGGCAATGCGGCGCTGTCCGCCGCGCTGTCGGCGCGGGACAAGGGAGCTAAGGCGCTGGTGGTGGAGAAGGCGCCGCCGGAGGCCCGGGGAGGAAACTGCCCGTATACGGGAGGCGGGTTCAGGTTTACGCACACCGGCGCCAAGGACTTGAGGGCGGTGCTGGCGGACCCGCAGTCGGTAAGCGGCGATGTGAAGCCGTACACGGCGGAGCAGTACCGGCGCGATATGTTGGAGCGGACTATGGGGATGACGGACAGCGATTTGCTGGATACGCTGATCAAAGAGTCGTACCCGACGATACAGTTCCTGGCAAAGATGGGAATACAGTTCGAGCGGGGGGGTGACCATATACGGATAGGGGCGGGGGCGGTAGGGTCGGGGCCCGGCTTGATAAAGATGCATTACGAGGCGGCGCGGAAGCACGGGGTGACGGTGGTGTACGAGACGAAGATGCTGAAGCTGCTGCAAGACGAGAGCGGGGCGGTGAACGGGGTGATGGTGCGGGATAAGGAGGGGACGCATGACCTGAGGTGCAAGGGGGTAGTGCTGGCCTGCGGAGGGTTTGAGGCCAACCAGGAGATGCGGCTTAAGTACCTGGGCGGGCCGTGGGAGCGGGCCAAGGTACGGGGCTCCAAGTACAACACAGGGGATGGGCACCGCGCGGCGCTGGAGCTGGGGGCAAAGGTGATGGGACAGTGGACGGGGTGCCATGCCACGCCCATCGATGCGGACGCGCCGGACTACGGGCAGACGGACTCGGTGAACCGGCTGCCTAGGCGGTCTTACAACTTTGGGATAACAGTCAACATCTTCGGGCAGCGGTTTGCCGACGAGGGGGAGGATGTGCCGCTCCATACGTTTGTGTCCATGGGACGGAAGATACTGGAGCAGCCCCGTGGGCTGGCGTTCCAGATATTCGACAGGAGGGCCGACGGGCTGCTGGAGGACAGGTATGGGAGCGGGAAGCCGGTGACGGCACAGACGATTGAGGAACTGGCGTCGAAGCTGGGGATAGAGGGGAAGCGGCTGGGGAGGACGGTGGAGGAGTTCAACAAGTCGGTGCAGGGGGGGACGTTTGATGCCAAGAAGCTGGATGGGAAGTCGACGAAAGGACTGACGCCGGCCAAGAGCAACTGGGCGCAGCCGATAGATTCGCCGCCGTTTACGGCGTATCGGGTCACGGGCGGGATTACGTACACCTTCGGCGGGCTGAAGATAAACACCAAGGCGCAGGTGATGGACACGGAGGACAAGCCTATACCGGGGCTCTACGCCACGGGGGAGATTGTGGGCGGCTTCTTTTACTACGACAGCCTGCGGGCCAGCGGCCTGATGCACGGCGCGGTGTTTGGGAGGATTGGAGGGGCAAACGCGGCGGCGAAGTAA
- a CDS encoding acetyl-CoA C-acetyltransferase: MENAVIVSAVRTPIGRFGGGLASMRAVELGAVVISEALRRAGVEPGQVEEVILGNVIFAGQGMNPARQASVAAGLPVEVPAMTVNKVCGSGLKSVALAAQAIRLGDAEVIVAGGIESMSQAPYLLPKARWGYRMGNEQVVDSMINDGLFDCMIDCHMGVTAEELASKYGLTREDVDLYALESQSRTKKAVESGRFKEEIVPVRVPQAKGEAVVVSSDEHPRPNVTMEQLAKLGPAFQKVGVVTAGNSAGINDGASAVVVMGESRASRMGLEPMAVIRSYASAALEPRMMGIAPAGASKRALEKAGLSIQDMDLVEINEAFASQVLAAGRELDLDWSRTNVNGGAISLGHPIGASGARILTTLLYEMEKRGSKHGLATLCIGGGQGIAMVVEGA; the protein is encoded by the coding sequence ATGGAGAATGCAGTTATTGTCAGCGCGGTGAGGACACCGATAGGGAGGTTTGGGGGAGGACTGGCGTCTATGAGGGCGGTGGAGCTGGGTGCGGTGGTGATATCGGAGGCGCTGAGGCGGGCCGGCGTGGAGCCAGGGCAGGTAGAGGAAGTCATCCTGGGGAACGTGATCTTCGCGGGGCAGGGGATGAACCCGGCTCGACAGGCGAGCGTGGCGGCGGGGTTGCCGGTGGAGGTGCCGGCGATGACGGTGAACAAGGTGTGCGGGTCGGGGTTGAAGTCGGTGGCGCTGGCGGCGCAGGCCATCAGGCTGGGGGATGCGGAGGTTATTGTGGCGGGGGGCATCGAGAGCATGAGCCAGGCGCCGTATTTGCTGCCGAAGGCGCGATGGGGGTACCGGATGGGGAACGAGCAGGTGGTCGATTCTATGATTAACGACGGGCTATTTGATTGCATGATTGACTGCCACATGGGGGTGACGGCGGAGGAGCTGGCGTCGAAGTACGGGCTGACTCGTGAGGACGTGGACCTGTACGCGCTGGAGAGCCAGTCGAGGACCAAGAAGGCGGTGGAGAGCGGGCGGTTCAAGGAGGAGATAGTACCGGTGAGGGTGCCGCAGGCGAAGGGGGAGGCGGTGGTGGTGTCGTCGGACGAGCACCCCAGGCCAAACGTGACGATGGAGCAGCTGGCGAAGCTGGGGCCGGCGTTCCAGAAGGTGGGGGTGGTGACGGCGGGGAACTCGGCGGGGATTAACGACGGGGCAAGCGCGGTGGTGGTGATGGGCGAGTCGCGGGCGTCCAGGATGGGGCTGGAGCCGATGGCGGTGATCAGGAGCTACGCATCGGCGGCGCTGGAGCCTCGGATGATGGGGATTGCGCCGGCGGGGGCGTCGAAGAGGGCGTTGGAGAAGGCCGGCTTAAGCATACAAGATATGGACCTGGTGGAGATTAACGAGGCGTTTGCGAGCCAGGTGCTGGCGGCGGGGAGGGAGCTGGACCTGGACTGGAGCAGGACGAATGTGAACGGGGGGGCGATATCCCTGGGGCACCCGATTGGGGCGAGCGGGGCCCGGATTCTGACGACGCTGTTGTATGAGATGGAGAAGCGGGGTAGCAAGCACGGGCTGGCGACGTTGTGTATTGGGGGCGGGCAAGGGATAGCGATGGTAGTTGAGGGGGCATAG